One Capsicum annuum cultivar UCD-10X-F1 chromosome 2, UCD10Xv1.1, whole genome shotgun sequence genomic window carries:
- the LOC107858981 gene encoding uncharacterized protein LOC107858981 has protein sequence MGTVMVLILVSMKIVMDNVHAGDTNPVFDPCSDTRVQRWDGFTFGLVFSSKESFFFNDSQLSPCDRRLSLSGNSAQLSVFRPKVDEISLLTITSSNFNPSKSGGYMVAFAGRKYAARSLPAFVADNTHTVTSFTLVLEFQKGTLQNLFWKKFGCDSCKGDSFVCLNKTDCAVANNKCNGNGGSIDCNVSIQLAFSGTDKNQNVLNSWYEVKNLRQYSLYGLFQHATDSLTSPFKNLF, from the exons ATGGGAACTGTGATGGTGCTGATTTTGGTGTCGATGAAGATCGTGATGGATAATGTGCACGCTGGAGATACGAATCCTGTTTTTGATCCTTGTTCAGACACGAGAGTTCAGAGATGGGATGGTTTCACATTTGGGCTTGTGTTTTCTTCAAAGGAATCATTCTTCTTCAATGACTCTCAGCTCTCTCCATGTGATCGTCGGCTCTCCCTTTCTGGCAATTCAGCTCAACTGTCTGTTTTTAGGCCCAAAGTGGATGAGATTTCACTCCTTACAATCACTAGCAGCAACTTCAATCCT AGCAAATCTGGTGGTTATATGGTTGCCTTTGCTGGACGCAAATATGCTGCAAGATCATTGCCTGCTTTTGTGGCAGACAATACTCACACCGTTACAAGCTTTACTCTG GTACTTGAATTTCAAAAGGGCACCCTTCAAAACTTGTTTTGGAAGAAATTTGGCTGTGATTCGTGCAAAGGAGATTCTTTTGTTTGCCTCAATAAAACTGATTGTGCAGTCGCCAATAATAAGTGCAATGGCAATGGCGGATCCATTGACTGCAATGTGAGCATACAATTGGCCTTCTCAGGCACAGATAAGAATCAAAATGTGCTAAACTCGTGGTACGAAGTTAAGAACCTCCGGCAATACTCCCTCTACGGTTTGTTTCAACATGCCACTGATTCTCTCACAAGTCCTTTTAAGAACCTGTTTTAG